Proteins encoded together in one Mycobacterium noviomagense window:
- the gcvT gene encoding glycine cleavage system aminomethyltransferase GcvT: MSDELQHGPLEDRHRELGASFAEFGGWLMPVSYAGTVGEHNATRNVVGLFDVSHLGKASVRGPGAARFVNSTLTNDLSRIGPGKAQYTLCCNESGGVIDDLIAYYVADDEIFLVPNAANTVAVVAALAAAAPAELEIVNEHRSYAVLAVQGPRSAEVLDELKLPTGMEYMAYADASFSGVPVRVCRSGYTGEHGYELLPPWESARVVFDALLAAVTRAGGQPAGLGARDTLRTEMGYPLHGHELSADISPLQARCGWAIGWKKEAFFGRDALLAEKASGPRRLLRGLRAVGRGVLRPDLAVLDGDTKIGITTSGTFSPTLKAGIALALIDTDAGIEDGQHVTVDVRGRALECEVVRPPFVQPKTR; the protein is encoded by the coding sequence GTGAGCGATGAGCTGCAGCACGGACCGCTGGAAGACCGTCACCGCGAGTTGGGCGCCAGCTTTGCCGAGTTCGGCGGCTGGCTGATGCCGGTGTCGTACGCCGGCACGGTCGGCGAGCACAACGCCACCCGCAACGTCGTCGGCTTGTTCGACGTCAGCCACCTGGGCAAGGCGTCGGTGCGCGGGCCGGGCGCGGCGCGATTCGTCAACTCGACGCTCACCAACGACCTGAGCCGCATCGGGCCGGGCAAAGCGCAATACACCTTGTGCTGCAACGAGTCCGGTGGCGTCATCGACGACCTGATCGCCTACTACGTCGCCGACGACGAGATCTTCCTCGTGCCCAATGCCGCCAACACCGTCGCGGTGGTCGCCGCGCTTGCGGCGGCCGCACCGGCCGAGCTCGAGATCGTCAACGAGCACCGCTCCTATGCAGTGCTCGCCGTGCAGGGACCTCGTTCCGCCGAGGTGCTCGACGAACTGAAGCTCCCGACCGGGATGGAGTACATGGCCTATGCCGATGCCTCGTTTTCCGGCGTGCCCGTACGCGTCTGCCGCAGCGGCTACACCGGCGAACACGGCTACGAGTTATTGCCGCCCTGGGAATCCGCCCGTGTGGTCTTCGACGCTTTGTTGGCCGCGGTGACCCGTGCGGGCGGGCAGCCGGCCGGGCTTGGCGCCCGCGACACGCTGCGCACCGAGATGGGTTACCCGCTGCACGGGCATGAGCTGTCGGCCGACATCTCGCCGCTGCAGGCTCGCTGTGGTTGGGCAATCGGCTGGAAGAAGGAAGCGTTCTTCGGGCGCGATGCGCTGCTGGCCGAGAAGGCCTCCGGGCCGCGGCGGCTGCTGCGCGGACTGCGCGCGGTGGGCCGCGGTGTACTGCGGCCCGACCTGGCAGTGCTCGACGGCGACACCAAAATCGGGATCACCACATCCGGAACGTTTTCTCCGACATTGAAAGCCGGCATCGCGCTGGCGCTGATCGACACCGACGCGGGCATCGAGGACGGTCAGCATGTCACCGTCGACGTCCGGGGCCGCGCGCTGGAATGCGAAGTGGTGCGACCGCCGTTCGTCCAACCAAAAACCCGCTAG